The Sorangiineae bacterium MSr11367 genome window below encodes:
- the cheB gene encoding chemotaxis-specific protein-glutamate methyltransferase CheB, whose amino-acid sequence MSSSSPAPRIRLLVVDDSAYNRRNIADIFLNVPEVEVIGKAADGEEALRLTTLLKPDVITLDLEMPRMDGFTFLRILMSRQPTPVIVVSSYSQKENVFKALELGALDFVTKPDRQITPDATELREQILSKVLVVKNWRPQALVPHGLRRAAAPSGPWTPEGRPTPVPAAQPVFQQPRHLVAIASSTGGPSALLEIFSKIPATSGVGIVVAQHMPDKFTRTFAERLDRRGPVRTSEAQDGDRVGLLTGFVCPGRQCMEVIRNASNDYVLRVGPGAPTDRYVPSADRLLKSAAAAARERCIGVVLTGMGDDGVEGARQIFFNGGTVIAESQETAVVYGMPAAAVRAGVVSKVLPLPAIAEYIAGLS is encoded by the coding sequence GTGAGCAGCTCGTCCCCCGCCCCCCGCATTCGACTCCTGGTCGTCGACGACTCGGCGTACAACCGCCGGAACATCGCCGACATTTTCCTCAACGTGCCCGAGGTCGAAGTCATCGGCAAAGCCGCCGATGGCGAAGAGGCCTTGCGTCTGACGACGCTGCTGAAGCCCGACGTCATCACGCTCGACCTCGAGATGCCGCGAATGGATGGTTTCACCTTCCTGCGCATCTTGATGTCGCGGCAGCCGACGCCGGTCATCGTGGTGTCGAGCTATTCGCAAAAGGAAAACGTCTTCAAGGCGTTGGAGCTCGGCGCGCTCGACTTCGTGACGAAGCCCGATCGGCAGATCACGCCCGACGCGACGGAGCTGCGCGAGCAGATCCTGAGCAAGGTGCTCGTGGTGAAGAACTGGCGCCCGCAGGCGCTCGTGCCCCACGGTTTGCGCCGTGCGGCCGCGCCCAGCGGCCCGTGGACGCCCGAAGGCCGGCCCACGCCGGTGCCGGCCGCGCAGCCGGTGTTCCAGCAGCCGCGCCACCTCGTGGCGATTGCCAGCTCCACGGGCGGGCCCAGTGCGCTGCTCGAGATCTTCAGCAAGATCCCCGCGACGTCGGGGGTGGGCATCGTGGTCGCGCAGCACATGCCGGACAAGTTCACGCGCACGTTCGCCGAGAGGCTCGACCGCCGCGGGCCCGTGCGCACGTCGGAGGCGCAGGACGGCGATCGGGTGGGGCTGCTCACCGGTTTCGTCTGCCCGGGCCGCCAGTGCATGGAAGTCATCCGCAACGCGAGCAATGATTACGTGCTGCGCGTGGGGCCGGGTGCGCCGACGGATCGGTACGTTCCCAGCGCGGATCGCCTGCTGAAGAGCGCGGCCGCGGCGGCCCGGGAGCGGTGCATCGGTGTCGTGCTCACCGGTATGGGTGATGACGGCGTCGAGGGCGCTCGGCAGATCTTTTTCAACGGCGGAACCGTGATTGCCGAGTCGCAAGAGACGGCGGTGGTCTATGGAATGCCTGCAGCCGCCGTTCGCGCGGGGGTGGTCAGCAAGGTCCTTCCGCTTCCGGCGATCGCCGAGTACATCGCCGGGCTCAGTTAG
- a CDS encoding protein-glutamate O-methyltransferase CheR, translating into MARTPFGDGDPIIREDEYRLLRDLVSARIGINLASTSRQSVARRLRERLSVLNLASFTEYFQYLRFHPLARHEWEEAVELLTTNETYFFREDFQLRAFSDEILPMLHERNKARRRLFIWSAGCATGEEVYSIAILVHQSNLFSGWDVRIFGSDISRRCVATARRGVYGPASFRATPPELRRQYFVERPDGSHILDSIKPLCHFGQMNLLDEDKARILGRVDVVFCRNVLIYFDAHVRRRVIDIFHDRLYPGGVLLLGHSESLLNVSTAFELLHLKEDLVYKKPTLAQKSAMANRS; encoded by the coding sequence GTGGCGCGGACTCCGTTCGGCGATGGGGACCCGATCATCCGCGAGGACGAATACCGCCTTTTGCGCGATCTGGTGAGCGCCCGCATTGGAATCAATCTCGCATCCACTTCCCGCCAGAGCGTGGCGCGGCGTTTGCGTGAGCGATTGAGCGTGCTGAATCTTGCCTCCTTCACCGAGTACTTTCAGTACCTTCGATTTCATCCACTCGCGCGGCATGAGTGGGAGGAGGCGGTGGAATTGCTCACCACGAACGAGACGTACTTCTTTCGTGAAGATTTCCAGCTGCGGGCCTTCAGCGACGAAATCCTGCCGATGCTCCACGAGAGGAACAAAGCGCGAAGGCGCCTTTTCATCTGGAGTGCGGGCTGCGCGACCGGCGAGGAGGTCTACAGCATCGCCATCCTGGTCCATCAGTCGAACCTGTTTTCAGGCTGGGACGTGCGCATTTTTGGCTCGGACATTTCGCGCCGGTGTGTCGCCACCGCCCGGCGCGGGGTCTACGGGCCGGCGTCGTTTCGTGCGACACCCCCGGAATTGCGCCGTCAATACTTCGTCGAGCGTCCCGACGGGTCCCACATCCTCGATTCGATCAAACCCTTGTGTCATTTCGGGCAGATGAACCTGCTCGACGAGGACAAAGCTCGTATCTTGGGTCGGGTCGACGTGGTCTTCTGCCGCAACGTTCTCATCTACTTCGATGCCCACGTCCGCCGTCGCGTCATCGACATTTTTCACGACAGATTGTATCCAGGTGGGGTCCTTTTGCTCGGTCACTCGGAATCGCTGCTCAACGTCTCGACCGCATTCGAGCTTTTGCACTTGAAGGAAGACTTGGTTTACAAAAAGCCCACTTTGGCGCAGAAATCTGCGATGGCGAACCGGTCGTGA
- a CDS encoding TldD/PmbA family protein, giving the protein MNSPQDPQLDELLALGDRVVKMATKGGATVAECLLRNGAELSAKVRLGEPELVEEAGHRSIGLRVMKGKQVATTSTSDLSEAGIDRFVKDALELVELAQEDPFAGPADPKLLCDTSSLPDLELYDPSGGRVAAGEAIAIAKKGEAAARGFDARITNSEGASFGRTAGGVAMVLSSGFHVAYKGSFCSLSVVPVAADNGGKNRRGYHWTAKRFLAELDDAEEVGREAARRTLQKLGARPVATTEAPVVFDPDAARSILGLLAGCVMGSSIWRKSSYLVGREGTRVASDLVTVVDDPLIARAPGSRPVDGEGLASRKNLVVENGILRTYLCDSYSARKLSRESTASASRGSSAGVGPGTTNFILQPGKESHDDIVKGTKRGLYVTEMMGFGFNAVTGDFSRGASGFWIENGEFAFPVSEVTISLNVDELLQSIDVVGSDLDLRTSTASPTFRVAKMTIAGAG; this is encoded by the coding sequence ATGAACTCGCCGCAAGATCCGCAGCTCGACGAACTTCTCGCTTTGGGTGACCGCGTGGTGAAGATGGCCACCAAAGGCGGTGCGACGGTTGCCGAGTGCCTGCTGCGCAACGGCGCCGAGCTCTCGGCCAAGGTTCGCTTGGGCGAGCCGGAGCTGGTCGAGGAAGCGGGGCACCGCTCCATCGGCCTTCGCGTGATGAAGGGCAAGCAGGTGGCCACGACGTCCACGAGCGATCTCTCCGAGGCGGGCATCGACCGCTTCGTGAAGGACGCACTGGAGTTGGTGGAGCTCGCGCAAGAGGATCCCTTCGCGGGCCCGGCCGATCCAAAGTTGCTCTGCGACACGTCGTCGCTGCCGGATCTCGAGCTCTACGATCCGTCCGGCGGACGCGTGGCGGCGGGCGAGGCCATCGCCATTGCGAAGAAGGGCGAGGCTGCGGCGCGCGGGTTCGATGCGCGCATCACCAACAGCGAGGGCGCGAGCTTCGGTCGCACCGCCGGCGGTGTGGCCATGGTGCTGTCGAGCGGATTCCATGTGGCTTACAAGGGGTCCTTCTGCTCGCTGAGCGTGGTGCCCGTGGCCGCGGACAACGGCGGGAAGAACCGCCGCGGCTACCACTGGACGGCGAAGCGTTTCCTCGCGGAGCTCGACGACGCGGAGGAAGTGGGGCGCGAGGCGGCACGGCGCACGCTGCAGAAGTTGGGCGCGCGACCGGTGGCCACCACCGAGGCGCCCGTGGTGTTCGATCCCGATGCCGCGCGCTCGATCCTCGGCTTGCTGGCGGGCTGCGTGATGGGCAGCTCCATCTGGCGCAAGTCGAGCTACCTCGTGGGCCGTGAGGGCACGCGCGTGGCGAGCGATCTCGTGACCGTGGTGGACGATCCGCTCATCGCGCGCGCACCGGGTTCGCGCCCGGTCGACGGGGAAGGGCTGGCCAGCCGCAAGAACCTGGTCGTCGAGAACGGGATTCTGCGGACGTACCTCTGCGACAGCTATTCGGCACGCAAACTGTCGCGCGAGAGCACCGCCAGCGCGAGCCGCGGCAGCTCCGCAGGGGTGGGGCCCGGCACGACGAACTTCATTTTGCAGCCCGGCAAGGAATCGCACGACGACATCGTGAAGGGCACGAAGCGCGGTCTCTACGTGACCGAGATGATGGGCTTCGGCTTCAACGCGGTGACCGGCGACTTTTCACGCGGCGCATCGGGCTTCTGGATCGAAAATGGCGAGTTTGCCTTCCCTGTGAGCGAGGTGACCATCTCGCTCAACGTCGACGAGCTGCTGCAGAGCATCGACGTGGTGGGCAGCGATCTGGATCTCCGCACCTCGACGGCGTCGCCGACGTTCCGCGTGGCGAAGATGACCATCGCCGGCGCGGGCTGA
- a CDS encoding HEAT repeat domain-containing protein, giving the protein MELERIERALSDDDPEARRLAVQQLPLVHGADGARLLVLALGDADWRVRKEAAVAAPLHEARGHIVSFLLDALDDKQNIGLRNAAVEALVTIGPDAVPGAIDALARLDADGRKLAIEVLGGIPDARGVAPLALALDDPDPNVRAAAAEALGQAGLSTEETRVQATKELTRCLSSEDVMVKLAALEALTRLDARLPWSVYEPLVQHPLLRRQAVAAASRSREETALLALVEATGDRSMTIAREALTSLGGWLLTETLGTERLARVRRAMAALPRAVDFVRKCAKDRADNARPYALLALGLLRDPADLPLIADALSEEDIDEQAALALDIFGREATAPLTEMIPRASEHTRALLLSLLPRLSPEPDPSLLIMLREGMNDPAADVAVAAIKGLAAAGDASDLGRMISLTNHFDVRVAKAAVMALSTLTAMYPGPARMLLRGLAPDGEHVTAGCAMVAALAGVKDGVAPDVEFVKRALSNGDPRARRVAVESLATLGGEEAQRAVAFALADEEREVSLAAVRALGRLGYADPLVALIGSSDERDVIAATLRALCEADSYQGLVSARPLVKSPDAAIACAAVEAIRGSTGILRDDVLFDALDHPDPEVVKLALAELSRAPDARALARLGTCLDHAQWEVRRLASELLGHTKAPAAKELLRARLEREKEPIVRGALTLALSLRPPPGSEED; this is encoded by the coding sequence ATGGAGCTCGAGCGAATCGAGCGCGCCCTCTCCGACGACGATCCGGAGGCGCGAAGGCTGGCCGTCCAGCAGCTGCCGCTGGTGCATGGTGCCGACGGTGCGCGGCTCTTGGTGCTCGCGTTGGGCGATGCCGATTGGCGCGTGCGCAAAGAAGCCGCGGTGGCCGCGCCGCTGCACGAAGCGCGCGGGCACATCGTGTCGTTCTTGCTCGATGCGCTCGACGACAAGCAGAACATCGGCCTGCGCAACGCGGCGGTGGAGGCGCTCGTTACCATCGGGCCGGACGCGGTGCCCGGCGCCATCGACGCGCTCGCGCGTCTCGACGCGGATGGGCGCAAGCTGGCCATCGAGGTGCTCGGCGGCATTCCGGATGCGCGCGGTGTCGCGCCGCTCGCGCTCGCGCTCGACGATCCCGATCCCAACGTGCGCGCGGCGGCGGCCGAGGCGCTGGGGCAGGCGGGGCTCTCCACGGAAGAAACGCGCGTGCAGGCGACGAAAGAGCTCACACGCTGCCTTTCGAGCGAAGACGTCATGGTGAAGCTGGCCGCCCTCGAAGCGCTCACCCGGCTCGATGCGCGGCTTCCGTGGAGCGTGTACGAGCCCCTGGTGCAGCACCCGCTCTTGCGGCGACAAGCCGTGGCCGCCGCCTCGCGCTCGCGCGAGGAAACGGCGTTGCTCGCGCTGGTGGAGGCCACGGGCGATCGCTCGATGACCATCGCGCGCGAAGCGCTGACGTCGCTCGGGGGGTGGCTCTTGACGGAGACGCTGGGCACGGAGCGGCTCGCGCGCGTGCGTCGCGCCATGGCCGCGTTGCCCCGTGCGGTGGACTTCGTGCGCAAGTGCGCAAAAGATCGCGCAGACAACGCGCGGCCGTATGCGCTGCTCGCCTTGGGGCTGCTGCGCGATCCGGCGGACCTACCGCTCATCGCGGATGCGCTGTCGGAGGAAGACATCGACGAGCAGGCGGCGCTTGCGTTGGACATTTTCGGCCGGGAGGCGACCGCGCCGCTCACCGAAATGATCCCGCGGGCGTCGGAGCACACGCGTGCGCTTTTGTTGTCGCTCCTTCCGCGCCTTTCACCCGAGCCGGATCCCTCGCTGCTCATCATGCTGCGCGAGGGAATGAACGATCCTGCGGCGGATGTTGCGGTAGCGGCCATTAAGGGACTCGCGGCTGCGGGGGATGCCAGCGATCTGGGGCGGATGATCTCGCTGACGAATCATTTCGACGTGCGTGTTGCGAAAGCGGCCGTGATGGCGCTCAGCACGCTCACGGCGATGTATCCAGGGCCGGCGCGCATGCTCTTGCGCGGTCTCGCTCCGGATGGGGAACACGTCACGGCGGGGTGTGCCATGGTGGCGGCCCTGGCCGGTGTCAAAGATGGCGTGGCCCCCGACGTCGAGTTCGTGAAGCGTGCGCTCTCCAACGGCGATCCGCGCGCGCGCCGTGTGGCCGTGGAATCGCTGGCCACGTTGGGCGGCGAGGAAGCGCAGCGCGCAGTTGCCTTTGCGCTGGCCGACGAGGAGCGCGAGGTCAGCCTCGCGGCGGTGCGTGCCCTGGGACGGTTGGGGTACGCGGATCCGTTGGTGGCGCTCATCGGCTCCAGCGACGAGCGCGATGTCATTGCGGCCACGCTGCGGGCGCTCTGCGAGGCCGATTCGTACCAGGGCCTCGTCTCCGCGCGCCCGCTGGTGAAGAGCCCCGACGCCGCCATCGCTTGCGCGGCTGTGGAAGCCATCCGCGGTTCCACGGGCATTCTGCGCGACGACGTGCTGTTCGACGCGCTCGATCATCCCGATCCCGAGGTGGTCAAGCTTGCGCTGGCCGAGCTTTCACGGGCGCCCGACGCGCGCGCACTTGCGCGGTTGGGCACGTGCCTCGACCATGCCCAGTGGGAGGTGCGAAGGCTCGCCTCCGAGTTACTCGGTCACACCAAGGCCCCGGCGGCGAAAGAGCTGCTCCGGGCCCGGTTGGAGCGGGAAAAGGAGCCCATCGTAAGGGGGGCGCTGACATTGGCGCTTTCGCTGCGGCCGCCACCGGGATCGGAGGAAGACTGA